From Acomys russatus chromosome 25, mAcoRus1.1, whole genome shotgun sequence, a single genomic window includes:
- the Epn2 gene encoding epsin-2 isoform X1, translating into MTTSSIRRQMKNIVNNYSEAEIKVREATSNDPWGPSSSLMTEIADLTYNVVAFSEIMSMVWKRLNDHGKHWRHVYKALTLLDYLIKTGSERVAQQCRENIFAIQTLKDFQYIDRDGKDQGINVREKSKQLVALLKDEERLKAERVQALKTKERMAQVATGVGSNQITFGRGSSQPNLSTSYSEQEYGKAGGSPASYHGSPEASLCPQHRTGAALGQSEELQPLSQRHPCLPHLGLASRPNGDWAQPCLTCDRAARATSPRVSSELEQARPQTSGEEELQLQLALAMSREVAEQSSESVQTARGSKEERLRRGDDLRLQMALEESRRDTVKVPKKKEAEACCKPGSHSQQTTLLDLMDALPSSGPATQKSEPWGAGASANQTNPWGGPAAPVNISDPWPSFGTKPAASVDPWGVPTTASTESVPKNSDPWVASQQPASSAGKTTDAWGAAKPSSASGSFELFSNFNGTIKDDFSEFDNLRTSKKPAESGASVPPQDSRTTSPDLFESQPLTSASSKPSSARKTPESFLGPNAALVNLDSLVTKPAPPAQSLNPFLAPGAAAPAPVNPFQVNQPQPLTLNQLRGSPVLGSSTSFGSGPGVETVAPIPSVAPQSALGASGSSLTPLGSTTMNVVGNVGIPPSAAQATGTTNPFLL; encoded by the exons atgacaaCTTCATCTATCAGACGGCAGATGAAAAACATTGTGAACAATTACTCAGAGGCTGAAATCAAAGTCCGGGAAGCCACCTCCAATGACCCGTGGGGCCCGTCTAGCTCCCTGATGACGGAGATTGCTGATCTGACCTACAATGTGGTGGCCTTCTCGGAGATCATGAGCATGGTTTGGAAGCGGCTGAATGACCACGGCAAGCACTGGCGGCACGTGTATAAGGCGCTGACCCTGCTGGACTACCTTATCAAGACAGGCTCTGAGCGGGTGGCCCAGCAATGCCGGGAGAACATCTTTGCCATACAGACTCTGAAGGACTTCCAGTACATTGACCGCGATGGCAAAGACCAGGGCATCAACGTGAGAGAGAAGTCAAAGCAGCTGGTTGCGCTCCTTAAGGATGAGGAACGGCTGAAGGCTGAGAGGGTCCAGGCTCTCAAAACCAAAGAGCGCATGGCTCAGGTGGCCACTGGCGTGGGCAGCAACCAGATTACCTTTGGCCGTGGCTCCAGCCAGCCCAACCTTTCTACTAGCTACTCGGAGCAGGAGTATGGCAAGGCTGGGGGCTCACCGGCCTCCTACCATGGCT CACCAGAGGCCTCGCTGTGTCCCCAGCACCGCACAGGTGCCGCACTGGGTCAGAGTGAGGAGCTGCAGCCACTGAGCCAGCGCCACCCCTGCCTGCCGCACCTGGGCCTAGCCTCCCGCCCAAATGGTGACTGGGCCCAGCCCTGCCTCACTTGTGACCGCGCAGCCCGAG CTACTTCCCCACGGGTGTCCTCCGAGCTGGAGCAGGCCCGGCCGCAGACGAGCGGAGAAGAGGAGCTGCAACTGCAGCTGGCACTGGCCATGAGCAGAGAGGTGGCGGAACAG TCATCAGAAAGCGTGCAGACAGCCAGAGGCAGCAAG GAAGAACGCCTCAGGCGGGGTGATGACCTCAGATTGCAGATGGCTCTGGAAGAAAGCCGGAGAGACACAGTAAAAgttccaaagaagaaagaagcagaagctTGCTGCAAG CCAGGCTCCCACTCACAGCAGACTACCCTGTTGGATTTAATGGATGCCCTCCCCAGCTCAGGCCCTGCTACCCAGAAAAGTGAGCCCTGGGGTGCAGGGGCCTCTGCCAACCAGACCAACCCCTGGGGTGGGCCAGCGGCTCCTGTGAACATTTCTGACCCCTGGCCATCATTTG GTACCAAGCCAGCTGCCTCTGTGGACCCGTGGGGAGTGCCTACCACAGCAAGCACGGAATCTGTCCCCAAGAACTCAGACCCCTGGGTTGCCTCACAGCagcctgcctccagtgctgggaaaaCAACAGATGCCTGGGGAGCTGCCAAGCCCAGTTCTGCCTCAG GGTCCTTTGAACTCTTCAGTAATTTCAATGGTACAATTAAAGATGACTTTTCTGAATTTGACAACCTTCGAACTTCAAAAAAACCAG CTGAGTCAGGGGCCTCAGTACCACCCCAGGACAGCAGAACCACAAGCCCTGACCTCTTTGAGTCTCAGCCTCTGACTTCTGCCTCCAGTAAGCCTAGCAGTGCCCGGAAAACACCTGAGTCCTTCCTTGGCCCAAATGCAGCTCTGGTGAATCTGGACTCACTGGTGACCAAGCCTGCTCCACCAGCCCAGTCCCTCAATCCCTTCCTGGCACCAG GTGCTGCTGCCCCAGCCCCTGTCAACCCCTTCCAGGTCAACCAGCCCCAGCCACTGACACTGAACCAGCTTCGGGGGAGCCCTGTCCTGGGAAGCAGCACTTCCTTTGGGTCTGGTCCAGGGGTGGAGACTGTGGCCCCCATACCCTCAGTGGCCCCACAGTCAGCATTGGGGGCCAGTGGCTCCTCATTGACACCACTGGGCTCTACAACAATGAATGTGGTAGGCAATGTGGGCATTCCCCCGTCAGCAGCTCAGGCAACAGGCACaacaaacccttttcttctcTAG
- the Epn2 gene encoding epsin-2 isoform X3, producing the protein MTTSSIRRQMKNIVNNYSEAEIKVREATSNDPWGPSSSLMTEIADLTYNVVAFSEIMSMVWKRLNDHGKHWRHVYKALTLLDYLIKTGSERVAQQCRENIFAIQTLKDFQYIDRDGKDQGINVREKSKQLVALLKDEERLKAERVQALKTKERMAQVATGVGSNQITFGRGSSQPNLSTSYSEQEYGKAGGSPASYHGSTSPRVSSELEQARPQTSGEEELQLQLALAMSREVAEQSSESVQTARGSKEERLRRGDDLRLQMALEESRRDTVKVPKKKEAEACCKPGSHSQQTTLLDLMDALPSSGPATQKSEPWGAGASANQTNPWGGPAAPVNISDPWPSFGTKPAASVDPWGVPTTASTESVPKNSDPWVASQQPASSAGKTTDAWGAAKPSSASGSFELFSNFNGTIKDDFSEFDNLRTSKKPAESGASVPPQDSRTTSPDLFESQPLTSASSKPSSARKTPESFLGPNAALVNLDSLVTKPAPPAQSLNPFLAPGAAAPAPVNPFQVNQPQPLTLNQLRGSPVLGSSTSFGSGPGVETVAPIPSVAPQSALGASGSSLTPLGSTTMNVVGNVGIPPSAAQATGTTNPFLL; encoded by the exons atgacaaCTTCATCTATCAGACGGCAGATGAAAAACATTGTGAACAATTACTCAGAGGCTGAAATCAAAGTCCGGGAAGCCACCTCCAATGACCCGTGGGGCCCGTCTAGCTCCCTGATGACGGAGATTGCTGATCTGACCTACAATGTGGTGGCCTTCTCGGAGATCATGAGCATGGTTTGGAAGCGGCTGAATGACCACGGCAAGCACTGGCGGCACGTGTATAAGGCGCTGACCCTGCTGGACTACCTTATCAAGACAGGCTCTGAGCGGGTGGCCCAGCAATGCCGGGAGAACATCTTTGCCATACAGACTCTGAAGGACTTCCAGTACATTGACCGCGATGGCAAAGACCAGGGCATCAACGTGAGAGAGAAGTCAAAGCAGCTGGTTGCGCTCCTTAAGGATGAGGAACGGCTGAAGGCTGAGAGGGTCCAGGCTCTCAAAACCAAAGAGCGCATGGCTCAGGTGGCCACTGGCGTGGGCAGCAACCAGATTACCTTTGGCCGTGGCTCCAGCCAGCCCAACCTTTCTACTAGCTACTCGGAGCAGGAGTATGGCAAGGCTGGGGGCTCACCGGCCTCCTACCATGGCT CTACTTCCCCACGGGTGTCCTCCGAGCTGGAGCAGGCCCGGCCGCAGACGAGCGGAGAAGAGGAGCTGCAACTGCAGCTGGCACTGGCCATGAGCAGAGAGGTGGCGGAACAG TCATCAGAAAGCGTGCAGACAGCCAGAGGCAGCAAG GAAGAACGCCTCAGGCGGGGTGATGACCTCAGATTGCAGATGGCTCTGGAAGAAAGCCGGAGAGACACAGTAAAAgttccaaagaagaaagaagcagaagctTGCTGCAAG CCAGGCTCCCACTCACAGCAGACTACCCTGTTGGATTTAATGGATGCCCTCCCCAGCTCAGGCCCTGCTACCCAGAAAAGTGAGCCCTGGGGTGCAGGGGCCTCTGCCAACCAGACCAACCCCTGGGGTGGGCCAGCGGCTCCTGTGAACATTTCTGACCCCTGGCCATCATTTG GTACCAAGCCAGCTGCCTCTGTGGACCCGTGGGGAGTGCCTACCACAGCAAGCACGGAATCTGTCCCCAAGAACTCAGACCCCTGGGTTGCCTCACAGCagcctgcctccagtgctgggaaaaCAACAGATGCCTGGGGAGCTGCCAAGCCCAGTTCTGCCTCAG GGTCCTTTGAACTCTTCAGTAATTTCAATGGTACAATTAAAGATGACTTTTCTGAATTTGACAACCTTCGAACTTCAAAAAAACCAG CTGAGTCAGGGGCCTCAGTACCACCCCAGGACAGCAGAACCACAAGCCCTGACCTCTTTGAGTCTCAGCCTCTGACTTCTGCCTCCAGTAAGCCTAGCAGTGCCCGGAAAACACCTGAGTCCTTCCTTGGCCCAAATGCAGCTCTGGTGAATCTGGACTCACTGGTGACCAAGCCTGCTCCACCAGCCCAGTCCCTCAATCCCTTCCTGGCACCAG GTGCTGCTGCCCCAGCCCCTGTCAACCCCTTCCAGGTCAACCAGCCCCAGCCACTGACACTGAACCAGCTTCGGGGGAGCCCTGTCCTGGGAAGCAGCACTTCCTTTGGGTCTGGTCCAGGGGTGGAGACTGTGGCCCCCATACCCTCAGTGGCCCCACAGTCAGCATTGGGGGCCAGTGGCTCCTCATTGACACCACTGGGCTCTACAACAATGAATGTGGTAGGCAATGTGGGCATTCCCCCGTCAGCAGCTCAGGCAACAGGCACaacaaacccttttcttctcTAG
- the Epn2 gene encoding epsin-2 isoform X2, which yields MTTSSIRRQMKNIVNNYSEAEIKVREATSNDPWGPSSSLMTEIADLTYNVVAFSEIMSMVWKRLNDHGKHWRHVYKALTLLDYLIKTGSERVAQQCRENIFAIQTLKDFQYIDRDGKDQGINVREKSKQLVALLKDEERLKAERVQALKTKERMAQVATGVGSNQITFGRGSSQPNLSTSYSEQEYGKAGGSPASYHGSPEASLCPQHRTGAALGQSEELQPLSQRHPCLPHLGLASRPNGDWAQPCLTCDRAARATSPRVSSELEQARPQTSGEEELQLQLALAMSREVAEQEERLRRGDDLRLQMALEESRRDTVKVPKKKEAEACCKPGSHSQQTTLLDLMDALPSSGPATQKSEPWGAGASANQTNPWGGPAAPVNISDPWPSFGTKPAASVDPWGVPTTASTESVPKNSDPWVASQQPASSAGKTTDAWGAAKPSSASGSFELFSNFNGTIKDDFSEFDNLRTSKKPAESGASVPPQDSRTTSPDLFESQPLTSASSKPSSARKTPESFLGPNAALVNLDSLVTKPAPPAQSLNPFLAPGAAAPAPVNPFQVNQPQPLTLNQLRGSPVLGSSTSFGSGPGVETVAPIPSVAPQSALGASGSSLTPLGSTTMNVVGNVGIPPSAAQATGTTNPFLL from the exons atgacaaCTTCATCTATCAGACGGCAGATGAAAAACATTGTGAACAATTACTCAGAGGCTGAAATCAAAGTCCGGGAAGCCACCTCCAATGACCCGTGGGGCCCGTCTAGCTCCCTGATGACGGAGATTGCTGATCTGACCTACAATGTGGTGGCCTTCTCGGAGATCATGAGCATGGTTTGGAAGCGGCTGAATGACCACGGCAAGCACTGGCGGCACGTGTATAAGGCGCTGACCCTGCTGGACTACCTTATCAAGACAGGCTCTGAGCGGGTGGCCCAGCAATGCCGGGAGAACATCTTTGCCATACAGACTCTGAAGGACTTCCAGTACATTGACCGCGATGGCAAAGACCAGGGCATCAACGTGAGAGAGAAGTCAAAGCAGCTGGTTGCGCTCCTTAAGGATGAGGAACGGCTGAAGGCTGAGAGGGTCCAGGCTCTCAAAACCAAAGAGCGCATGGCTCAGGTGGCCACTGGCGTGGGCAGCAACCAGATTACCTTTGGCCGTGGCTCCAGCCAGCCCAACCTTTCTACTAGCTACTCGGAGCAGGAGTATGGCAAGGCTGGGGGCTCACCGGCCTCCTACCATGGCT CACCAGAGGCCTCGCTGTGTCCCCAGCACCGCACAGGTGCCGCACTGGGTCAGAGTGAGGAGCTGCAGCCACTGAGCCAGCGCCACCCCTGCCTGCCGCACCTGGGCCTAGCCTCCCGCCCAAATGGTGACTGGGCCCAGCCCTGCCTCACTTGTGACCGCGCAGCCCGAG CTACTTCCCCACGGGTGTCCTCCGAGCTGGAGCAGGCCCGGCCGCAGACGAGCGGAGAAGAGGAGCTGCAACTGCAGCTGGCACTGGCCATGAGCAGAGAGGTGGCGGAACAG GAAGAACGCCTCAGGCGGGGTGATGACCTCAGATTGCAGATGGCTCTGGAAGAAAGCCGGAGAGACACAGTAAAAgttccaaagaagaaagaagcagaagctTGCTGCAAG CCAGGCTCCCACTCACAGCAGACTACCCTGTTGGATTTAATGGATGCCCTCCCCAGCTCAGGCCCTGCTACCCAGAAAAGTGAGCCCTGGGGTGCAGGGGCCTCTGCCAACCAGACCAACCCCTGGGGTGGGCCAGCGGCTCCTGTGAACATTTCTGACCCCTGGCCATCATTTG GTACCAAGCCAGCTGCCTCTGTGGACCCGTGGGGAGTGCCTACCACAGCAAGCACGGAATCTGTCCCCAAGAACTCAGACCCCTGGGTTGCCTCACAGCagcctgcctccagtgctgggaaaaCAACAGATGCCTGGGGAGCTGCCAAGCCCAGTTCTGCCTCAG GGTCCTTTGAACTCTTCAGTAATTTCAATGGTACAATTAAAGATGACTTTTCTGAATTTGACAACCTTCGAACTTCAAAAAAACCAG CTGAGTCAGGGGCCTCAGTACCACCCCAGGACAGCAGAACCACAAGCCCTGACCTCTTTGAGTCTCAGCCTCTGACTTCTGCCTCCAGTAAGCCTAGCAGTGCCCGGAAAACACCTGAGTCCTTCCTTGGCCCAAATGCAGCTCTGGTGAATCTGGACTCACTGGTGACCAAGCCTGCTCCACCAGCCCAGTCCCTCAATCCCTTCCTGGCACCAG GTGCTGCTGCCCCAGCCCCTGTCAACCCCTTCCAGGTCAACCAGCCCCAGCCACTGACACTGAACCAGCTTCGGGGGAGCCCTGTCCTGGGAAGCAGCACTTCCTTTGGGTCTGGTCCAGGGGTGGAGACTGTGGCCCCCATACCCTCAGTGGCCCCACAGTCAGCATTGGGGGCCAGTGGCTCCTCATTGACACCACTGGGCTCTACAACAATGAATGTGGTAGGCAATGTGGGCATTCCCCCGTCAGCAGCTCAGGCAACAGGCACaacaaacccttttcttctcTAG
- the Epn2 gene encoding epsin-2 isoform X4 translates to MTTSSIRRQMKNIVNNYSEAEIKVREATSNDPWGPSSSLMTEIADLTYNVVAFSEIMSMVWKRLNDHGKHWRHVYKALTLLDYLIKTGSERVAQQCRENIFAIQTLKDFQYIDRDGKDQGINVREKSKQLVALLKDEERLKAERVQALKTKERMAQVATGVGSNQITFGRGSSQPNLSTSYSEQEYGKAGGSPASYHGSTSPRVSSELEQARPQTSGEEELQLQLALAMSREVAEQEERLRRGDDLRLQMALEESRRDTVKVPKKKEAEACCKPGSHSQQTTLLDLMDALPSSGPATQKSEPWGAGASANQTNPWGGPAAPVNISDPWPSFGTKPAASVDPWGVPTTASTESVPKNSDPWVASQQPASSAGKTTDAWGAAKPSSASGSFELFSNFNGTIKDDFSEFDNLRTSKKPAESGASVPPQDSRTTSPDLFESQPLTSASSKPSSARKTPESFLGPNAALVNLDSLVTKPAPPAQSLNPFLAPGAAAPAPVNPFQVNQPQPLTLNQLRGSPVLGSSTSFGSGPGVETVAPIPSVAPQSALGASGSSLTPLGSTTMNVVGNVGIPPSAAQATGTTNPFLL, encoded by the exons atgacaaCTTCATCTATCAGACGGCAGATGAAAAACATTGTGAACAATTACTCAGAGGCTGAAATCAAAGTCCGGGAAGCCACCTCCAATGACCCGTGGGGCCCGTCTAGCTCCCTGATGACGGAGATTGCTGATCTGACCTACAATGTGGTGGCCTTCTCGGAGATCATGAGCATGGTTTGGAAGCGGCTGAATGACCACGGCAAGCACTGGCGGCACGTGTATAAGGCGCTGACCCTGCTGGACTACCTTATCAAGACAGGCTCTGAGCGGGTGGCCCAGCAATGCCGGGAGAACATCTTTGCCATACAGACTCTGAAGGACTTCCAGTACATTGACCGCGATGGCAAAGACCAGGGCATCAACGTGAGAGAGAAGTCAAAGCAGCTGGTTGCGCTCCTTAAGGATGAGGAACGGCTGAAGGCTGAGAGGGTCCAGGCTCTCAAAACCAAAGAGCGCATGGCTCAGGTGGCCACTGGCGTGGGCAGCAACCAGATTACCTTTGGCCGTGGCTCCAGCCAGCCCAACCTTTCTACTAGCTACTCGGAGCAGGAGTATGGCAAGGCTGGGGGCTCACCGGCCTCCTACCATGGCT CTACTTCCCCACGGGTGTCCTCCGAGCTGGAGCAGGCCCGGCCGCAGACGAGCGGAGAAGAGGAGCTGCAACTGCAGCTGGCACTGGCCATGAGCAGAGAGGTGGCGGAACAG GAAGAACGCCTCAGGCGGGGTGATGACCTCAGATTGCAGATGGCTCTGGAAGAAAGCCGGAGAGACACAGTAAAAgttccaaagaagaaagaagcagaagctTGCTGCAAG CCAGGCTCCCACTCACAGCAGACTACCCTGTTGGATTTAATGGATGCCCTCCCCAGCTCAGGCCCTGCTACCCAGAAAAGTGAGCCCTGGGGTGCAGGGGCCTCTGCCAACCAGACCAACCCCTGGGGTGGGCCAGCGGCTCCTGTGAACATTTCTGACCCCTGGCCATCATTTG GTACCAAGCCAGCTGCCTCTGTGGACCCGTGGGGAGTGCCTACCACAGCAAGCACGGAATCTGTCCCCAAGAACTCAGACCCCTGGGTTGCCTCACAGCagcctgcctccagtgctgggaaaaCAACAGATGCCTGGGGAGCTGCCAAGCCCAGTTCTGCCTCAG GGTCCTTTGAACTCTTCAGTAATTTCAATGGTACAATTAAAGATGACTTTTCTGAATTTGACAACCTTCGAACTTCAAAAAAACCAG CTGAGTCAGGGGCCTCAGTACCACCCCAGGACAGCAGAACCACAAGCCCTGACCTCTTTGAGTCTCAGCCTCTGACTTCTGCCTCCAGTAAGCCTAGCAGTGCCCGGAAAACACCTGAGTCCTTCCTTGGCCCAAATGCAGCTCTGGTGAATCTGGACTCACTGGTGACCAAGCCTGCTCCACCAGCCCAGTCCCTCAATCCCTTCCTGGCACCAG GTGCTGCTGCCCCAGCCCCTGTCAACCCCTTCCAGGTCAACCAGCCCCAGCCACTGACACTGAACCAGCTTCGGGGGAGCCCTGTCCTGGGAAGCAGCACTTCCTTTGGGTCTGGTCCAGGGGTGGAGACTGTGGCCCCCATACCCTCAGTGGCCCCACAGTCAGCATTGGGGGCCAGTGGCTCCTCATTGACACCACTGGGCTCTACAACAATGAATGTGGTAGGCAATGTGGGCATTCCCCCGTCAGCAGCTCAGGCAACAGGCACaacaaacccttttcttctcTAG